tgaccatgaaaacaagttaatatatgtaagtagacctccataactcacatatatgtcaccatgaaaacaagttaatatatttaagtagacctccataactaacatatatgtgaccatgaaaacaagttaatatatgttagtagacctccataactcacatatatgtgaccatgaaaacaagttaatatatgtaagtagacctccataactaacatatatgtgaccaagaaaacaagttaatatatgtaagtagacctccataaccatatatgtgaccataaaacaaagttaatatatgtaagtagacctccataacatatatgtgaccatgaaaacaagttaatatatgtaagtagacctccataactaacatatatgtgcgaccatgaaaacaagttaatatatgtaagtagacctccataactaacatatatgtgaccatgaaaacaagttaatatatgtaagtagacctccataactaacatatatgtgaccatgaaaacaagttaatatatgtaagtagacctccataactcacatatatgtgcgatacaagcattcgatgtcacctttaactcATTATTGTTAGGCGGTGATTCTTGTtggccacaagggggcagcACCTCCCCAGTGAGATGTTCGTGTTAAAGGAACAGTCAGCAGTATGCTCATCAATTCTTCAGAATAATCAATGATGTGACAGTGAAACACCAtcattatttgaaataaacatcCAGTTTTATTGTTGACAGTAAATATCTGATATTGActtgaaaaacaaatccattacTGTGTGAATTCTGCAACAGCGCGAGACATTGAAGTGACAGGAGATAcaataaacaagcaaacaagtCAATAACATAGTTAATCAAAAGTGGCTGAGAGGATCCTAACTACAAGCTCGATCTGGTTTGTCCATTAGTTATGTCTAGATAGTGTTAAGCAGATAGTGTTAAGCGAGCTGCTGCACTGCTCTGTCCACAGCAGGACGCTAAAGCTAGCTgagcattttcatttcatttcatcagaGCTTTAAATATAAAGCTGCCTGAGCATCCCATAATACTCAAGGTTGCACAAATACATGAATGTTGTCATCCAAACAAATCCACCCGGGTGCAGTATGTGTCAGGTAAACAGTTACTAGGTTAGCGACCAGTAGAGTCACATGAGCTACATCAGCTCTCAGTGGTTAACCATCACTAGTAAAAGTTGCTGTTTAGTCATTCCTATGTGATACACATGCCAAACGTGCAGAGACAGAGTGTCGAAGGAACAGCAGAGGGCGCCAGAGCAGGTGTGAGGTTTGAACACGACACTGAGCGAGACAAGCGTCCATTCACAGCTCAAATCaacaaaactgaataattatCAACCAGTGTTTGCTGATGAGCCATTAGATTATTGGATTATTAGATTATTGGATTATTGATCACGGTGATTTGTTAGCTCTTTATACAAAGCTTCATGTCCAGGTCTGCGTAGCTTAAAGACTTATGTTTACATGTGAAgcccatatacacacacacacacacacacacacgcatacacacacacacacggatgtcTGTGCCTGCAGAAACAGGAAGGAAGCACATCATTCCACACTAAACAAATGCAACTTTCAGTGTGAGCTAACGTGCTAAAACAGGAACGTTTCACCATGACTTCAGTGGACACTTTTCTGATGagacctgtgtttgtgtgtctgtgtgtttgtgtgtctgtgtttctgtatgtgtaAAATGAGGCAGAAGTTACTCTGAAACagcacaaaaaaggaaaaaatgcaGTGTATGGTCAAGATGGAGAAAGCTACTAAAGCTAGCTAGTAACTGTCAAAGTGCACCCAGGTCGAAAACATGGCAAAAACCTcactgacatgaacacatgaacacatgaacacatggatGTGTTTCcattggaaaataaaaagtgatcTGTTCCACGCACATGTGACGACATAAaaatgtgaacagaaatgattattattaccattattaccactattatattgtaatattgtaaaggCAAGTGTTGCTGTGTAAGATTGTTTTAACTGCACAGTAGAAGaacacatataataataattatcattattattatatcatactttttacacaataataaacatgtgtattttcttttagaaGAATTGCTTCTAAAATgaaagaacatgaaaacacatatttattttacaaaaaaataatataacgttactttatttaaaatcctgCTGCGATACTTTGAGACTAAAAGTTATTAGAATATATTCATTTTGGTGTTGACTGTTTTCTCACAGTGTAGTCCTATTTTTGCAGATAGCATTAAACTAGCATTAGCCTCATGCTAATCACATTCATCTGATGAAATACTATAAATTAACTGGTTGATAAGCTTATGATTTAAGgaccacatttttatttcattgttctTGAATCATGAACATTACACAAGCTAACAAGCTACTTAAACTAGAGTGAGCTAATACCTTTGTGTAGCATCAGCTTAGCTTCACAAATAgttatttatattctttatAGTTATTATAGGACAAATGACTCATTTAATGATGTTTCACCACATGAATGGaatggataataataataagcatgaggctaacattagcattagaCCATTTTTGGTGCTAGTACTATGACTAGGGTTGCCAACTGTCCCGTATTAGCCGGGACGTCCCGTATATTGGGCCTAATGTATTTGTCCCGTTTATCGACTTCTACGCTGATCTAAACATTGAATGACGCAACAACGGCAGCAGTGATGATCGCGACACTTGGGaatcatccatcatccacagtgtgatgatgacaggtgCCGTCCCACCTCACGCCGGGAGATGAGGCGGGGCTATGAGTCCCGCATCAGTCGCACATGATCAGTAAACTGTAAGTAACCGCACAAATTCATCCAAATTAAACTACAATGGATAACCCtgcaaaaaagaagagactGTGCAGCTACAACGAATGATGGGAAGTTAAAAAGACGTGGGGTAAGACCGTCTGTGGTGATTCAACAAATTTTCAgttggccacacacacacagatggtgcaCGTTCTCAGTCACCTCTGCAGAACTGCCATCATTATGACAAATGCcttaaaacaacacactgtgtgACCGAGATGAGGGTGTCCATACTGGGCACGTAAATAAACAATCAAAGGACATGAATGGCCGCTGTTGACGCCAACCGTGTCTCACTTTTAttccacttcctttttttttacatgtaaaacaACCCTcttcccggcaacaacaaccgcacCACTTCCGGTCtacccttcacaataaaactacacatcAGGTATGAGAAACCTGACAaactctactaagagctgccataataaaaaaatatgttacacactgtatattcacACAAAACCATACTCGTCACCTTTGTCCCTTATTTCATAGTGACAAAGTTGGCAACcctaactatgacattttaccaGTTCACCAGTTCATTGTGCTGACACATTGAAGTTCTCAAATCATAAACCTCTCACATGATATCTGTCATGTGATCAGCTGTTTTAGCTGCACACCAAAGTCACATGACTGCATGTTCACTTCTCTGCTTTCAAAGcagtgagagggtgagaaaacaaacataaaacagtcAAAGCTGAGCTAAATTTAATCACGTGAagctgacctgacctgacctgacctctcTACTGAGTCAACAGCAGTGACTGATGGGGCAAAAAAAAGTCCGAACATAGGATGATTATGTACCTCATGTCTACAATTACAGataaaaagcaggaaaagaaaTGGTTAATTACCGTTGGTAACATTAGTATTGAGACAGGTCTCAGATTAGAGACAGGTCTCACATTAGAGAGTGGTCTCAGATTAGAGACAGGTCTCACATTAGAGAGTGGTCTCAGATTAGAGACAGGTCTCACATTAGAGAGTGGTCTCCAGATTAGGAGACAGAGTCTCACATTAGGAGTGGTCTCAGATTAGAACCGGTCTCACATTAGAGAGTAGTCTCAGATTAGACACAGGTCTCTGATTAGAGAGTGGTCTCAGATTAGAGACAGGTCTCAGATTAGAGTGGTCTCAGATTAGAACAGGTCTCACATTGAGAGTGGTCTCAGATTGAGAAGTGGTCTTCCAGATTAGAGACAGGTCTCAGATTAGAACAGGTCTCACATTAGAAAGTGGTCTCGGATTAGAGACAGGTCTCAGATTAGAGACAGGTCTCACATCAGAAAGTGGTCTTGGATTAGAGACAGGTCTCAAATTAGACACAGGTCTCAGATTAGAGACTGGTCTCAGATTAGAGAGTGGTCTCGGATTAGAGACAGGTCACATATTAGAGAGTGGTCTCAGATTAGAGACAGGTACCTGACTTTAGTTGTTTGCTAGCATGTTAGCGACATATCAGCTGCTCTGAAACAGCGCCTTCATGCATGAAATAACTACATAGTATTTAAATCATGCAAAACCACTTGAACCACTTGTGAGGTGGAGCTGCTTGTGTCGTGTGGTGCACACACTGAAGCCGATGTAACATGTGgacatagttgttgtttttgtgtgtctttattttgtgtCGTGTGGTGCACACACTGAAGCCGATGACTTTGTTACAGTGACTTCATACGAGCAGATAAGCAGCAGGTGAATGTCAGCCCAACTTCCTGCTTCTTACTCTGAGCACGAATCGAAATTCATCATTTTCCAGTTAagcttaatgtgtgtgtgtgtgtgtgtgtgtgtgttagctgcTATCTTCCTGTTACATTAGCTTACTTAGTGGCTCAGGAAGTCAATGCTAGCTTTTACGGTGCGTCCGGTGGACACATCCACGGCCATGGCTCGGATCTCCGTGTCACCAAACTGCATGAGCGTCTGGATCTCACGGCGCGGCGCCGTGCTCTCCGTTCCGCTCACGTCCAGACGAAGTGTCCCACACTTCCTGACTCCAGACTCACTGATGAAGCCCACGCTCTCCTTCTCCGAGCAGTAGACGTGGATGACGATGACCTGCTGCGAGGGCTTGGCTGGGGTGTAGCTCCGCTTCACCATCTCACCCAGTGACACCGACTGGTCAGCGGCGATGAAGGTGTCGAAAACGTCGGTGCACCACCGAGTGCCGTCcttcaccagcagcttctccGGCGGGTGTTTGCCCTCCACGAAGCGATTGAGGACGCCCACGCCGTACGTGAGTGGCGAGCGGCGGACTTTGATGACGCTGGGGTCCAGGCCGAACAGCACGGCACCTTTCAGGATGGTGAGGCCGACGTCGTGGGGAATGATGATGCGGCTGCGGCCCTGGAGCATGTTCTGCACGGCTTGCTGAAGCAAAGGTGACTCAGCAAAACCTCCCACTAAGAAGAGGAACTTGATGTCGCTGACCTCTGGCTTATCAAAGAGCTCAGCTGCAGGAGAAACACACAATCTCAATGAGTATGATGTTGTGTTTCTTCACagattaaagtcattaaaaacaatccATGCTCACGTGATGTGACTCTGTGTTATCACTAATGTCAGATCTGTGAGCATCATGTAAACACTCAACAACACAGTTACCTGACATGGACATGATGGACATGATGGACATGATGGACATGGAAAGGTAGACGTATCTCAATGAGTATAAAGTGTTATAGTAGCATCATGtacattgtttttcattttctaatttgTGTTGTTGGAgttgtatgtgcgtgtgtgtgtttgtgtgtgtgtgcgtgtttgtgtgtgtgtgtgtttgtgtgcgtgtgtttgtgtttgtgtgtgtgtgtttgtgtgtgtgtgtgtgtgtgtgtgtgtggaggagcaGTTTACTCAGATGTTGGATGATGTGATCTATCGTAGGCTTGAAGAGGGAATTCATGGCATCTGGACTCATCCTCAGCATTCCCTGAGACGACCATTTGACAAAATCCACACTGGACACAAGAGGTGACAACATGTTAGATCTTTAAAgtaacagcacaacaacagatTAGAGAGCGGTCTCAGATTAGAACCAGGTCTCAGATTAGAGACAGGTCTCGGATTAGAAACAGGTCTCAGATTAGAGAGTGGTACCTGACTTTAGTTGTTTGCTAGCATGAGTTGCACAAAGATGCtctgtatgaacgtgtgaatgtatCTCATTcatggctcacacacacagcgctcTTCTGTAGGATTACTGCTGTTCTCTcacagggttaggattaggattactGCTGTTCTCTCacaggattagggttaggattacTGCTGTTCTCTCACAGGGTTCGGATTAGGATTACTGCTGTTCTCTCACAGCAACAGCCCGAGTGGATCTAGGCTCACACTGTCTCTTTACATGGTTTCAATAATTTGAGATTATTAAACAGAGCTCCAGCAGCATAACATTTATTCTGCTtccaaagtgaaaatgtgttgaaatgtcTGCGTTTTCTTCTCGACATCAGATCCCGTGTAAACACTGATATTCAGTCTCTCGTGGACTCATCACTTCTCTGGTTTTGTGATGCACTCACTTGCTCTTGCGCAGGGCGTGCTCCACACTGTGGCCTCGAAACTTCTTATAGTAGTCGATGAAGGAGAACGGCAGGTTTATATTGAGGGGGTTGGTGCGTTCGGGGGCTGCCGCTCTCTTCCGCGACTCAAACGCAATCATCAGGTCCACCCAGGCGGCCGGCCGCTTGATCTTAAATGTGTCGATGAAATCCTGACCAAAGATCTTACACAGCAGCTTCTCAAACTCATAGTCGATCCCGATGGAGCCGTAGGGGCCGCCTGGGAGAAGGAGGAAGATTAGAGACTTGACAGAGTGAGAACATCTGCAGACAGCAAAGCAAAAAGTGCTGCGGTGTTTACCCGAGGCCTTGTAGAGCTCCTTTAAATGTCCCTCTGGAAGACGGATCTGATGAACAGTCAGGTCCACAGTTCCTCCACCACAGTCCACTACGACGTAACGATCACCTGCACAgagaatacacacaaacacggtgAGTGACTGTTGTGCTCTGCTGCTTTTACACTCTCCAGAGTGACTCTCCGTGATTCACCTACATGAGTCACATACATAAGAACATAGGACCATGTTTACATTGATCATGGAGCCAATAGCTAAACAATCAAtagattttaaatcaaaattgcaatttgaaagaATGCAACAGCAATTCTTCTATTTtctatgcaaattaaaaaaggatCCTTTAGATAAGACTTAGTTCTCAACTGAACCTTAGATCATAATTAAAGTATCTGTCAACTACAACCACActatcttcattcattcatatacaATCATGAAATTAAC
The Solea senegalensis isolate Sse05_10M unplaced genomic scaffold, IFAPA_SoseM_1 scf7180000016018, whole genome shotgun sequence genome window above contains:
- the hspa12a gene encoding heat shock 70 kDa protein 12A isoform X4, coding for MNERKAAPEDVISDAMANPSPAKSMGDPGITPLSPSHTQNDTEQVQTQQSFVVVVAIDFGTTSSGYAYAFTKEPECIHTMRRWEGGDPGVSNQKTPTTILLTPDRKFHSFGYAARDFYHDLDPSESKHWLYLEKFKMKLHTTANLSIDTDLHAANGKRVKALDIFAYALAFFKEQALKELSDQTGGDFDNNDVRWVITVPAIWKMPAKQFMREAAYKSGLVSRENPEQLIIALEPEAASIYCRKLRLHQMVDLGTQNTQNGFSPTENAGSAMSQGDRYVVVDCGGGTVDLTVHQIRLPEGHLKELYKASGGPYGSIGIDYEFEKLLCKIFGQDFIDTFKIKRPAAWVDLMIAFESRKRAAAPERTNPLNINLPFSFIDYYKKFRGHSVEHALRKSNVDFVKWSSQGMLRMSPDAMNSLFKPTIDHIIQHLTELFDKPEVSDIKFLFLVGGFAESPLLQQAVQNMLQGRSRIIIPHDVGLTILKGAVLFGLDPSVIKVRRSPLTYGVGVLNRFVEGKHPPEKLLVKDGTRWCTDVFDTFIAADQSVSLGEMVKRSYTPAKPSQQVIVIHVYCSEKESVGFISESGVRKCGTLRLDVSGTESTAPRREIQTLMQFGDTEIRAMAVDVSTGRTVKASIDFLSH
- the hspa12a gene encoding heat shock 70 kDa protein 12A isoform X3; the encoded protein is MNERKAAPEDVISDAMANPSPAKSMGDPGITPLSPSHTQNDTEQVQTQQSFVVVVAIDFGTTSSGYAYAFTKEPECIHTMRRWEGGDPGVSNQKTPTTILLTPDRKFHSFGYAARDFYHDLDPSESKHWLYLEKFKMKLHTTANLSIDTDLHAANGKRVKALDIFAYALAFFKEQALKELSDQTGGDFDNNDVRWVITVPAIWKMPAKQFMREAAYKSGLVSRENPEQLIIALEPEAASIYCRKLRLHQMVDLGTQNTQNGFSPTENAGSAMSQAKEHVRRNRQSRTFLVENVVGELWSELEEGDRYVVVDCGGGTVDLTVHQIRLPEGHLKELYKASGGPYGSIGIDYEFEKLLCKIFGQDFIDTFKIKRPAAWVDLMIAFESRKRAAAPERTNPLNINLPFSFIDYYKKFRGHSVEHALRKSNVDFVKWSSQGMLRMSPDAMNSLFKPTIDHIIQHLTELFDKPEVSDIKFLFLVGGFAESPLLQQAVQNMLQGRSRIIIPHDVGLTILKGAVLFGLDPSVIKVRRSPLTYGVGVLNRFVEGKHPPEKLLVKDGTRWCTDVFDTFIAADQSVSLGEMVKRSYTPAKPSQQVIVIHVYCSEKESVGFISESGVRKCGTLRLDVSGTESTAPRREIQTLMQFGDTEIRAMAVDVSTGRTVKASIDFLSH
- the hspa12a gene encoding heat shock 70 kDa protein 12A isoform X1; translation: MNERKAAPEDVISDAMANPSPAKSMGDPGITPLSPSHTQNDTEQVQTQQSFVVVVAIDFGTTSSGYAYAFTKEPECIHTMRRWEGGDPGVSNQKTPTTILLTPDRKFHSFGYAARDFYHDLDPSESKHWLYLEKFKMKLHTTANLSIDTDLHAANGKRVKALDIFAYALAFFKEQALKELSDQTGGDFDNNDVRWVITVPAIWKMPAKQFMREAAYKSGLVSRENPEQLIIALEPEAASIYCRKLRLHQMVDLGTQNTQNGFSPTENAGSAMSQAKEHVRRNRQSRTFLVENVVGELWSELEEGDRYVVVDCGGGTVDLTVHQIRLPEGHLKELYKASGKHRSTFCFAVCRCSHSVKSLIFLLLPGGPYGSIGIDYEFEKLLCKIFGQDFIDTFKIKRPAAWVDLMIAFESRKRAAAPERTNPLNINLPFSFIDYYKKFRGHSVEHALRKSNVDFVKWSSQGMLRMSPDAMNSLFKPTIDHIIQHLTELFDKPEVSDIKFLFLVGGFAESPLLQQAVQNMLQGRSRIIIPHDVGLTILKGAVLFGLDPSVIKVRRSPLTYGVGVLNRFVEGKHPPEKLLVKDGTRWCTDVFDTFIAADQSVSLGEMVKRSYTPAKPSQQVIVIHVYCSEKESVGFISESGVRKCGTLRLDVSGTESTAPRREIQTLMQFGDTEIRAMAVDVSTGRTVKASIDFLSH
- the hspa12a gene encoding heat shock 70 kDa protein 12A isoform X2, whose amino-acid sequence is MNERKAAPEDVISDAMANPSPAKSMGDPGITPLSPSHTQNDTEQVQTQQSFVVVVAIDFGTTSSGYAYAFTKEPECIHTMRRWEGGDPGVSNQKTPTTILLTPDRKFHSFGYAARDFYHDLDPSESKHWLYLEKFKMKLHTTANLSIDTDLHAANGKRVKALDIFAYALAFFKEQALKELSDQTGGDFDNNDVRWVITVPAIWKMPAKQFMREAAYKSGLVSRENPEQLIIALEPEAASIYCRKLRLHQMVDLGTQNTQNGFSPTENAGSAMSQAAKEHVRRNRQSRTFLVENVVGELWSELEEGDRYVVVDCGGGTVDLTVHQIRLPEGHLKELYKASGGPYGSIGIDYEFEKLLCKIFGQDFIDTFKIKRPAAWVDLMIAFESRKRAAAPERTNPLNINLPFSFIDYYKKFRGHSVEHALRKSNVDFVKWSSQGMLRMSPDAMNSLFKPTIDHIIQHLTELFDKPEVSDIKFLFLVGGFAESPLLQQAVQNMLQGRSRIIIPHDVGLTILKGAVLFGLDPSVIKVRRSPLTYGVGVLNRFVEGKHPPEKLLVKDGTRWCTDVFDTFIAADQSVSLGEMVKRSYTPAKPSQQVIVIHVYCSEKESVGFISESGVRKCGTLRLDVSGTESTAPRREIQTLMQFGDTEIRAMAVDVSTGRTVKASIDFLSH